Within the Heliangelus exortis chromosome 5, bHelExo1.hap1, whole genome shotgun sequence genome, the region ATTGTGATCCCTATGGCAGTAAGTaataggaaaattaatttcaattaaaattttaagctGCATAGCTTGAGCAATTGAAGTTGTACTGACTATTGAAATGCTgcatcttttttctcccccataGTTTCCTGAAGATCTGCAGAAGTTAACAAGCAACTTAAGAACAATAGACTTGTCAAACAACAAAATAGAGCTTTTGCCACCTCTCATtggaaaattttccttcttgaagagcCTTGCtctaaacaacaacaaactgAGTATGCCTGCTAATTAATATctccacagatttttaaagtaataactTGACTTCTCTgatcagaaattattaaatttaatgaTTTAACTCTCACAGGATGTAAAGCGGGGGTTTAGTCACCTAAACTGAAATCTCTGGAATTCatgtacaggaaaaaataacaaacaagcaaaccatAAATTCTTCAGAACTAGTTGCCAGCTTAGTTGTATTATCAGTTTTACAAGGACACGTAAGTACTGAAAACCACACaatgtttctgtgctgtgaCTTGTCTGATCTGAAGGTTTAACAGAGTCAGGTGGTTTAGTGCCTGCATGGACAGCAGGTAATAAAGATCTGTAGAAAATATTTACCATCCAGTGGTTGTCGTGGTTTCTTTTGGACAAATGTCCAACTTAAATGGACAGTTAGGATGAGATGAAAAAACTTAACTTTTTATGCATTAATTGTGTACTATCTGCCTTTTTGAAAAACAACTGTGATTTAAAAACCTCAGTGGCTCTATAGTGAAACTCAAGGAGTGCTACAAGTTATCCATGTGTAGGTAGAATGAGGGATGAAGGAACACCAGGAGACCCTACCTGGTGAGGCTTTTATGCTGGTATGATACAATATGAATTATCTGAGAACTTGCTTTTAAGTTGAGTAATACCCTTCAAGGGCTGAAGTCAACCTGAAGCTGTAAATTGTTTGGTACTTTAAATGTCATAGAATACACTGGCAAAGTGGTAAGTAAAGAATATAATTGATCCTCTCAGGATAGTTTCTGGTCTGTAAAAAAGGCCAGGTCTGCCTTCTctgcagattattttaaagatctttATGGAAAGTGGTTAAAAAACATGTGGTGCTAGTGGGATGAAGTTTCTCTTCAGGGATCTGTACCTGCATTGGGTAATGAGGAGGAACCCTGTGAGAAATCAGTGTAATACAGCACCATTTTCTGTGCAGAAGGTTATTTGAATGGGGGTGGCTGTTAACTGCTCTTTGTTTAGGTCATCTCTTTGTTCTGTCATTTATTTCTAGCTGCTTTACCCGAGGAGCTGTGTAAACTGAAAAAACTGGAGACACTACACTTGAATGGCAATCACTTGAGGCAGCTACCAGCTGCTTTTGGACAGCTTTCAGCTCTCAAAACCTTGAGCCTTTCTGGAAACCAGCTTCAGACTGTGCCCACACAACTCTCTGGTCTTCGCCACCTGGATGTAGTAGATCTTTCAAAAAACCAGATCCAAAATGTACCTGACACTGTTGGGGAATTGCAGGCTATTGAGCTCAATTTGAATCAGAATCAGGTCTGTAACTGGGATATTATGGGCATGTAGA harbors:
- the LRRC57 gene encoding leucine-rich repeat-containing protein 57, whose translation is MGNSALKAHLETAQKTGVFQLTGKGLTEFPEDLQKLTSNLRTIDLSNNKIELLPPLIGKFSFLKSLALNNNKLTALPEELCKLKKLETLHLNGNHLRQLPAAFGQLSALKTLSLSGNQLQTVPTQLSGLRHLDVVDLSKNQIQNVPDTVGELQAIELNLNQNQISQISVQISHCPRLKVLRLEENCLELSMLPESILSDSQISLLAVEGNLFEIKKLRELEGYDKYMERFTATKKKFA